The window GACATTAGGTCCTGAAATACCCAGAGATGCCTTGAATCAAACTTAGtcagaggaggcctggggactcCTGGTGCACtcctcagctgggaagacacagaaCTAAGAGTCTTCTCTTCCTTGTAGTGCCTTAGGCAGCAAGAGGATCCAGTTTccaaagggaaattaagaaagtCATCTTCAAGGACCACAGCTGATAAGAATCAATTTAAGATGCAGAGGAGTCATCCACCACAGAAATAAGACCTGATAATGTTGTGGGGAGACTCCTAAATTAGAAGTCACAGAATCTGGCTTTGAGACCACACTTATGAATAATTAGTTGTAGGACCCTGAGAAATCAAGTTAACTCTAAAACCCAGTGTGCTCATCTAAAGCATGGGACCAAGGCTGACCAAACCTAAGGTCTGTGAGCAACACCAAAACGTACATATATAtgaatgcttttaaaatgtactaAGTGCTTTAAGACAATTTAAGACACTATTTACACCCACTTCTTGGATGTCTCAAAGACACCTCCATTCAGTGTGCCCCCAACTGCTCATGCTCATGCACTAAAgtatagtgcttttttttttttaacaactagATAcaccatgtgtggtagttagatttagttgtcaacttggccaggtgaaggtacctagttctgttgctgtggacatgagccaatggtacgtgaacctcatctgttgctgattacatctgcagtcggctaggaggcgcgtctgctgcaatgaatgatgtttgacttaattggctgttgcttaaatgagagagcacaacatagcacagccccagcagctcagcacacctcatctcagcactggcagctcagccgaggcctttgaagatgcagaaagcaatcactccggggaaagttgttggaacccacaggcttggagagatggccagcagagactatcctgtgccttaccatgtaagaaagaacctcagttgaaagttagctgcctttcctctgaagaactaacaaaataaatccccttttattaaaagccaatccatctctggagtgctgcattccggcagctagcaaactagaacactatgtaaCCCTTACCCAAATCTagatttagaacatttccaaCACCCCATCAGGTTCCCTCTTGCCCCTTTCCAGGCTACACTCACCACCCCCTCACCTCCCTAGATAACCACTATTCTGACTTCTATAACAACACTTATTTGTTCTGCCTCCAATCCACATGAAAAAGTCTAACCCCTTTGCCATAGGCACTTGTTACACTTGGGGTTTTGCATCTGTTTgtgtaaactccatgagggcacATCTGCTTTTACTTACCTTTGTTTTTTCACTGCTGGCAAATGCATAGTAACAATAACATGGGAGGTATCAGAAAATGGTTAATACCTACTGAGCACTTATTATATTGCTAGGAACTGTTCTAAGCATGTACAGGTACTAATCAGTTTAAACCACACATCAACCTTATGAAGTAGATAGGGTTATTattatatccccattttacaggtgaggaaaccgaggcaaaaagaagttaaagaactTGCCCAAAATCATTAAGTGCTAAGCAGTGGGgtcaggatttaaacccaggcagcATGACTACAGACCTGCCTACATTATTCTGCTTTTCAGAGGCCATTGAGATTTGGTGAGTAAATGCTCGATACTCcgaataagtaaatgaatgaatttataaatGAGTTGATGAGATTCCATTAAAGAAACTAAGGGAGACCCTAAACCTCCCCCAAGGAAACCAACAGATATATGGAAAATAAactgtcactgaaccacctgcaTAGACCTAAAACATCTGCAAAATAAAAGGACCTGTCCACTTCTTCAGCAACCAAGGGAGGAAGCTCTGCATGAGGCACAGAGAAACATTCTGGCCCCTAGCAGAGGGTACCCCAGAGTAGAGAAAGGATTACTGCCTGGATTTACTGCAGACCAAAGGAAATGTTTCCCAGATTAAACAAGTCCCCTGCTCTTATACTATGCTAACCCAGGAATAGTCACAACCATGTAATGCCCCCAAACTTCTGACACTAGATGGCAAAAAAATTTTTGCCTGGTTAGAAGGTGACAGACTCCAGCCTATGTTTATAAATAGGCATTTGTTTTGTATGCAGTTTCCCAGATCCTGGATGGACTCACATTATAGAGCCCAAACCAGAAAAGGAAAGGCCCAGACCCGGGCACTGTGATTACTCTGTGCAGACTGCCACCTTAGATGTCACTTAACTCACAACCACACCCAAGAAAGCTCAGGAGGAAGACAGACGTGAATGTTTATTTTCACACAGGACTGTTCCCCTGTGTGAAGGGAGCAGCCTCCCAGCCCCACGTCCCTCTCAGCAAAGATGCGGGGCTTGGGCCTGCTCCACCCGCAAGCCCCATGGCAGCCAGAAGCGCGGGCTCTCCTCACACAAAGTTCTGAGCAATGGCCAGCACCTTGGAGTACTCGCCTTCCCGCTGGCGGAGGCTGGTAGGAATGGGTATCTTAATTCGGGTCCCCACTGGGTTCCCATTGTCCTCGATGAGGACCACGTTGTTGGAGTCGAATCTGGGGGTCATCCGCGCACCAGGCATGCGATGTCCCACGATGAGCGCCTTCTTCTTCTGCCCCTTGATGGCCAGGAGGATCCGGTCACCCACCTTGCCCACCCCCTTCTTGTTATAGACATGGATGCAGCGAGGAGGGCGATGGTACGGGGTATTCCCCAGGGCACTGTTGTCCACCACACGTACCCGAGTCATCTTCTGAATTGCACCGAGACTCCCAGAGGTGCTGCAGGAGAGGAAAAACAGGCTGAGACCGCTGTCTCTCCTGAGACGTCCCCAGGCTTGGAAGTGAGTGAGCATCAGCCACACACACTGAACAGTATACAACCCAGGGCAGCTCAATGGAGCCTGGACAATCAAAGGCTTATGAATACTTATCTCTACCAAAAACACTCTCCTTGACAATCCAATTTTTCTGTTACAGTGAACTTCATGACTGCCTTAACTTGGAGCCTTAAATTACCAAAAGGACTCTGAAGACTTAAAGAACTCTGTGCCAGAACCCACCGGATGCCTATCCTGCAAAACCTGCTCTGCCAGAACAACACACGTATTCCCAAATGTTCTCATCTGCATGTTGTTGGAATCAGAAGATATGAGTGAGTATGTTTGGCTAAGGGAATCTCTTTACACAACATGGCAGAAACTGGAAACAAGTCAAGATAATCTttggtttgaacatttttccCCACGagaaaggaatattttataaagagTACCTATTAAAAGGCAGATAATAAGCTACGAAGCAACCTGACTGCAGTGGAATTTCTATTTCCCTAGTGCTAGTACCTTAAACGCAGGGGTTTCCAGGGCTCTTCTTCTCTCAAACTATATGCCTATTCTAGGCATGCCTTAGGCCTTTCAAAGTGCCATATAAGCCTAGATTATTACAGCCATCACATTTTCTTGTAGTGATTTGTTTTCAAGTTTGCTCCCTTGGCCACTGTGAGAATTCTCCCAGGGCAGGAAGCAACTCTTATTCAACTCATCTGACTCACCCCAGGCATAGCACTCAATAGGAGCTCCTGGCCTGAGAGCATGAAGGGGGCCAGCAGGTGTGTTTGCCAACAGGAGCACCACCTGTGCTCACTGTCCCAGCTTAGCCTCTAACAGAGGGGAGGTTGCCACACTTCTATCATGCTTCAGTTTTTGTTAATAAgcattgcattatttttataataaaaaaaaaaaggctttgcttttaaaagagatttttttcttacttttaactCACTGGGGGAAAGAGAGGGTCAAGAAGTATCAGATTCACCACCAGAGTCATGAAAAGATGGAAACTTAGAAGTTTCTGCCATAACCCATTTCCTATTCCACCTCTGACAGCAAGCCATCTCTTGATCTGTTCTCCCCTTTACTGCGATCTGCACAAACCCTAGCTCTGCCTGATTCCCATGCTTCCTGACCCCATGCCCACCTCCCTGATTTTCTATTCCCCTTCTAGCCACACTAGAAGGGTTTCTGACCCAAAACCCTCACCTACTACTCAATAATTTAGCCCACCCCTGACCTGCTATTTTCAAATAGTTTCTAGATAAACTCTGAAAACGGGGGAAAAGCACAATGCCCTCAGGAAGTTCACTCAAGACACGGTTATAAGAACTTAATGGGAAGTCACCTGAAACAGCGCTGGCTGAGTGTTCTCCTTACATGAGTGAAGGGGCCCCAGAGCCCAGCACAGAGAGCCATGGGGATGCAGAAATGGCAAATCCtgcaggaaaaagggaaaaaaaaggatttaattcTAAGTCAGAGTCCTTACTCAGAACCAGTCAAGAGACTACTGGGTACTTCTACAGGAGAGATGGCACTTGTAGCACAAGATCATTAGTCACTAAATAGAAATCTCAATGGttaaaagatacacaaatgatcAGACAGTCTAGGGAACAGTTTTGCTGATTCATTCTCTAACTCTGGGACTGGAGAGCAGGAATGGCCCACAACAGTCCTTGCTGTAAGTCATAAAACAGCACAGAGAACACCTTCATCATTCTATCCCTTCCACAGATGGAGGAAAAAACAATCCCCTGCTGTACACCCAGCCTATGGCCACTTCCCTAGTTCTGCACAGAGGGAAAACTGCACAGTTGTTGACATGCAGTGCCTTCTAAGACCTCTACTATAGCTTCCTGAAAGAAAGCAGGTTGTCTAAGCAACTGCCCCAGTTGTCTGTCACCACATCACCTTTCCCCCAAATGTAAAAACAAGGACACCTGAGCAGCTCAAGACTAGCAGGGTACAGCCAATGCTGCCTTTGCTAGGTCACTGACCAAGTCTATATTTAGGTTGGTCTCCTAAACAACACTGTAAGGTGGAAAAACTCCCAACACTATGTTACAATTGAGAGCAGGGTTgggaagagcacagaaatagaacaGCAAATAACAACCCCAAACTACATTTTTTCAGAAGCACAATCCTATGGCTCCCTAGCATTAACAAATGTGGAAGGCTCCAGTTTCCAGTACCACCTGTGCATCATTTAGGAACATGTTTAAGGGAAACCTACAGCTAGCTGGTAATTCCAGCTGTAAAACACACCCATACTTACATCCAAATGTTTGGCTATAGAAGCCCTCATTCAAGAACCCTACTCAGAAAAGTTCCCAGCCTCTAACACTGTAGTGTTTACACATAACTTAGCCTTGCACAAGTTCAAAGCACCTCAgataagattttatttaataagGGCGAGGGAAAAACCCATTATTTATTGCCAAAGAAATACCAAGCCAttccataaatgtttgttaacTACAATTTAGTCTCAAATCCCAATCTTACTCTCCAGCGTTTTCCTTAAGACAATCCATAAAGCACTGGTCAAATGTAATTACGATcagaaaattaaatggaaaagaagGCAGTTACCCAAcagtgagcctggccctggcatcatgggatcaacaatgccatcctgtccaaaagggggaaaagaagtataacaaataaggtatcagtggctgagagtgttcaaatagggCTGAGAGGTTGCTCTTAAGCTGCAGTTAatcattgctacctgtcataacttgccaaaccccaaccaaaaccagtacagccaatcctaaagaacacctagggcaatatatggaTCCTACAAAggatccatgcactagggtaactttccagaaacctacaacctccagatgggttcctggaccagataagtcctaaaatccagagaggccagcctcttcagaacatcagttagttccatcccccatcccatgttaccaacagccccttctaacatgaaaaaattagaatgggcatagcccaaatacccctaaagagtggaagaaaggtcAGAAgtaatgatggagttatacagagaaggtagggtttaacaaatgagtacgagtgctgaatcattatatcaatatttcttttagtctccagtattttagagcaactagaagtaaaaccctaaaatagtggaactgtaacccataccaaactttgaaatctgttctacaactaattgttgtgatgtgctttgaaatttcttgctttttgtgtatatgttatttttcacaaaaaaagaaaaaagtcaattgtgatgataaatgcacagccatatgatgatactatgaaccactgtaCACTCTGGCTGactacatggtgtgtgaatatacatcaattaaaaattaaaaaaaaaactattatagaACTATTAATATTAGACACAGAATTAAAGACTATCAGATGAAGGCAGCTTTACCTTCACTAGCTAGGTGATCCTCGAACGAGTAACTAAACATCTGAACTTCCATTTACCCATCTGTAATATGAGGATAATATGAGGATAACCACCCGCGCACAGGTGGTTATGAGTCTTCTGCAGTAAGCCATGTAAGGCACTTGGCACAGAACCTGGCACTCAGCATCCATCAGCTATCTTCTTTGTCCTTCTCCTCATCATCATAACCTAGTCATGTCTCATTTAATGACTTGTTTATGGACCAACAACTAATTGGGGTCAGAACCAGAAGTGGACCCAGCTTCTAGTCCATGGGGATTTCTATCACACTTGGCTGCCTCGCTCTGCTGTACAAAACTCACTGCACACAAGAGCCCAGAATCTGAAGCAGCTTTAAAGGTCACCTGGGCTCTTTCTGCTTTCCTTCTttatgaacatttattgagtagtTACAATGAGTCAGACACTAAATTAAGTGTTTTGCCTGTACAATCTCATTTAAATCTCACAAAAAAACTCTAGGAAATGGGTactattattagccccattttatacatgaagaaatgaggcccagagaggttaaataacttgcccaaggtcacacagttaagaGTGACTAGGCTGCAATTTGAACCCCAGTATTCTGCTTCCAGAACCCATGCTCTTAACGAACAGTGAGAAAACGTGGCAATTTcagtttaaatattaatatttctccGATCATAAATCATTCTTGCTCCATCAAGAACAGTCTGATAACAGATCCACATTTTACTCGTAATCACAATGCATGCTGAACTGAAACACAGACAGATATGCCAGGTGAAAACTattcattttaattcaatttagGTTTTGAAGACAATCTGTACTGTAGGTGGCAAGAAGAGTGCGACATTCTGAGCAGTAACTAAAAACTGACTACCAAAAAAACCACAGCTCTGAAAAGTAGCCATTCTAGCCAGGTTGCACCTCAGCTCCTCAGCCAGGACTTATCGGATCCTGGCAGGCCCTTGCTCTCACTCCCTGGGAGAAAAGAAGCTCCTCAATACTCCACAGCAGTTTCAAAATTAACCCAGCACCACCCACACTCCCTCTTCTGAGAACCGCGACATCCTGCCTCTCTACTCTTGCTTCTTCAAGAACTGCAGAAGTGTGTCTGGGGGCTTCCCAGAACTTTCCTGACTCAATGACAATAACAAACCCCACATTTAAGGCACCTCCCTGAAATCTGCAGGGCTGTCTATGCATAAGCAGAAACTGAGCCTTTCCAAATCCAGGCTTCCTCTCCCGGTCTTCCTCACAAGCCACCCCCACAACCCTGCCCATTCTGTCCAGCCAAATTCAACCCAGTTCCACACATATCTCCTTCAGGAAGCTTTGTGTCAAACTGAGCATGAGTTCCTACCGCTCCTAACACTGTGGACTTACGGTTATTCACACCAACAGAACTCTCACCACTCCAACTTTTGATTTCCAAACTCAGATGCCAAACAGATCTGGATTCTTTTTTGAGATAGGCTGATATCCCTCAACATCCTACTCACTACACAAAACTCAGAAACGTGGAGATCCTGATAACATGGCCTCTAATTTCACTACAGGAATTTAAGAACTACTTAGATTCAGATTGTGAGAATTGCTCTGTACTGCCCTCAAACACAAGACTAATACATGCATGTCTCCAGGGAGCACTTCCATTTCACAAGAAAAGGCCTGATTTAATGACTTTCACTAGCTCTTTGGTGGGTCTGTAATTGACTTCCAGACTCAGACCCAAAAGACTGAAACATCAAATGGAGAGCAAGAAGCATTTCTATGATCCTGAAAGCACAAATAAACCAAATACATTCACTTATTGTATATATGTCTCTTATGCCTCCCAAGAAAAATCTGTTGTGCCCCTACTCCCAACAGAGCAAAAGTTTCCAGCAGCCTAATGCAGAACAGGCTAAATAATAGGTGTGCAATAAATAGTTGTTAAATAAAACTGAGGTAGCCAACAGAAAGACagactcccccaccccaacctatGGCTCCACACCGACACTGCAGCACTCTTGCCTCTATTTCAGGAACCAGGACATGGCATGCAAACACACTTTAGAATGATGGTGTCGGTCGTGGGAGGATCAGCCCACACTGTTTCCAGGCCCCTGGAATCATCAGTCTGGGCTTAGCGCCTACACTGCCCACTGGGGAACAATGCCTCATGCCACCACCAAATAACTGGTTCAGATCAGGGAAGAGTAATGGAGGCAGTAATTTCCCTCAAAGCAACTTTGACCCTGATGTTAATTCCTAGCATAAATCCACCCTGTGGACACAGGCCCTGATTCATTTCGCCTCTAGTCTATATATAATGCCTTGTTTCATAAATGCAAAGCAATGTTATTTTGAGTCTTGTTTTGGAAAGGAGACTAATCCCAATGATATTTCCTTCTCTACAATACTGTCACTTAAATAAGACTAGTACGCAGAAGACTCTACTGCACTTCCTGGGCAACACAGACTAGTACCCTCCTAGACAGAATACGAATCACAACCTTTCCCTacaagaagagggaaagaaagaggaaaaagaaattgctaaTGCAATCCaagagtcatactcatttgctatcTTCGCTTAACTTCAAAATCTCCCTTTGGTTGTGGAGGCAAGGGAGGGCTACGGATTTCAAAGACACAGAGGTAAGCCTTTCATTTGGCATCAATTTATAGGTCCCATAGGAACGTGTGTTCCGTGAAGGTAAATACCCTTCCTGCCTGCTCACTGCTACAAACTCAGGGCCCAGAAGAGTGGCTGGCACACACTGGAGCCCAGTGACTTCTcgttaaatgaataaaattattcatCCTGGAGCTGCAATTCATCCTTCAGCTCCAGAGATGCTCTGCTTTGGGGGGGTTGGTGGTTTTTCTTATACCCTTCTCTGAGGCTCCCAGCGACAGGGAAATTCCTAGGCACCAAATGCTCATTTTCAACAAAACTGACCTACACTTCTGATGGTTGGAAGTGGAAAGCTGGAAAGTACCATTACTTGAGGTTTGAGGAGCAACAGAATGTTGTACTTAGTATCACAGCTCTAGGTATAATTATTGTTTCCACCTAAACAATGTCAATTTTTAGATGCCTAGCATAGGACATGCATTTTTAAAGGCCTTTCAAGAGGAATGGGCTCCATTAGAAATaggacaaaacaaataaaaatatcagcaCAATCACAAAGGAGTAGGTAAGAGAGATTCTGTTGGCATGccacagaagggaaaggaaacatgTAGAGAAAAAGCCCAGGGGCAAGGGCGACAAGTTCCACAAGAGACTAACCCCGATGATATTTCCTTCTCTACAGCACTGTCCTTAAAGAAGACTGGCATTCAGAAGACTCGGGTGCCACTTTCTGGGCAACACAGAGTAGTTGCCAGCTCAACAAAGTACCATTAGTGTAAGTACtattttgcagatggagaaatgaagtcagaaatGCTAAGAGACTTGTCAACTTTCCCAAGGTTAGTAGACGACAATTTGGGATAGGAGCCAGAGCTGTTTCTATTAACCCCGCACAGCTAAGATGCTGCTTTAACCGCTAATAAACTTTCACAGAAACAAATACACCAGGTATAGGGCAAGTACTCTTTCTCCTC is drawn from Tamandua tetradactyla isolate mTamTet1 chromosome 5, mTamTet1.pri, whole genome shotgun sequence and contains these coding sequences:
- the MRPL14 gene encoding large ribosomal subunit protein uL14m, translating into MALCAGLWGPFTHVRRTLSQRCFSTSGSLGAIQKMTRVRVVDNSALGNTPYHRPPRCIHVYNKKGVGKVGDRILLAIKGQKKKALIVGHRMPGARMTPRFDSNNVVLIEDNGNPVGTRIKIPIPTSLRQREGEYSKVLAIAQNFV